The following DNA comes from Salvelinus sp. IW2-2015 linkage group LG1, ASM291031v2, whole genome shotgun sequence.
CCACTACTGGCCGGTGTGGCTAGTGAGGTTTCGTGACGTTTACAACAATAGCAGAAACATATCATTACAAAAGCTCTTATTGTTCTGGCAATATATGTTTTTGTGATTATGATCAGTTAAGAAGCAGTACTTAGCTATTTTAGGCTTTTCTAGTAtccttaaaaaaaacatgaaatgtaAATGATGGCTAAAATGTTGCTTATTTTAAACCGCCGTCCTTGTACATTCTTTTGTAGTGCAGGGGAGCCAGCACCAGCCTACGACGTGCCCAGTTATGAGGAGGCGGTCACCAGTGGCCAGTACCCCATACGCCAGAGCAACTTACGCCacagcacctcccagctgcctTCCTACGAAGACCTCATCAGTGCTGTGGAAAACGAGGGGGAGGGACCAAGAGCAGTCACTTCAGAGGATGTTCCTCCCACTACTCTGGCCCTGGATCCCCAGCCCACCCCCGCCGCTGCAGCCAACCCCCCCACCCGCAGCAGCAGTCGGGCTAGCCGGATACTACGGCCGCTCAGGGTACGCAGAATCAAGTCAGAGAAACTCCATCTGAAGGACTTCCGTTTTAAAGTCCACAACCCTACTGATGTGAAGGTGACCATTGAACCCATCACGCCACCACCACAGTATGACGATAAGATGCCTGAGTTCTGACAGCGCCCTCGGGCTTGGGAGGACTACAAGCATTGTTTTTCAATGTTGAGTAAAACAACACTATTGCTGGATCAGATGgactaataataatacaatttctgGAAAGCAGAACCATTAtaagatgctttgtgaatatagGCCCTGAACTCACAtaccatctcagagtaggagtgttgatctaggatctgtccatgcAATCTTATTCATTACGAactgaaaggcaaaactgatcctagttcagatctcctactctgagacactttgtggataCACGGGCCTTGAGTCCAGAGGCCTGGCTTGGGAGTCTTCTTCCTTCACACTGAGACCAAGACACTGACATTGTTGCTTTGAATCAAGATGTTTCTCTGCTCTAACTTGACTTGTTTATTGAAATCTGCTTAATGGCATATTTATTCCAGGGCTTTATGTGCACTATGCTATCTGTTTAGAACACTGTGGCTGTGTTTTGAAGATG
Coding sequences within:
- the LOC111969911 gene encoding transmembrane protein 51 — its product is MCSSGGPDSSGYGGSRSGSSYALCALGVGLIALGIVMIVWTVVPGDAPRTTKPPGNFSVIVPVDHAGDGEKDRETAKTSSIAYVLVGAGVAMLLLSIYLGVRNKRRGSQRGQETQVPFVDHVAGEAGEIAGEPAPAYDVPSYEEAVTSGQYPIRQSNLRHSTSQLPSYEDLISAVENEGEGPRAVTSEDVPPTTLALDPQPTPAAAANPPTRSSSRASRILRPLRVRRIKSEKLHLKDFRFKVHNPTDVKVTIEPITPPPQYDDKMPEF